From a single Paenibacillus sp. FSL W8-0426 genomic region:
- a CDS encoding restriction endonuclease: MNGNDQASMLLVGCIVFLLLLAWVIRRRMQRGRRIRREANPRKITMRDIDKMEDGSEFELYLFHLFQQMGYGEVHKTTSSRDFGADLVFVDRQGRRSVVQAKRYGANHPVGLSAVQEIYASMRYYEADRSIVLTSARYTEACRTLAAVNGVKLLDREDLDELIVLFKSRRIDEAMELIEDDDDVPIETWQSRRKRTVRQR, from the coding sequence ATGAATGGGAACGATCAGGCAAGTATGCTGCTGGTAGGCTGCATCGTTTTTTTGCTTCTGCTGGCATGGGTCATACGTCGGCGAATGCAACGGGGACGGCGCATACGGCGGGAAGCCAACCCGCGGAAGATCACGATGCGCGATATCGATAAAATGGAGGATGGTTCCGAATTCGAGCTGTACCTGTTCCATCTGTTCCAACAGATGGGCTACGGAGAAGTGCATAAAACGACGAGCAGCCGGGATTTCGGCGCAGATCTGGTATTTGTGGACAGGCAAGGCCGTCGCAGCGTGGTCCAGGCCAAGCGGTACGGTGCCAACCATCCGGTGGGTCTTAGCGCCGTGCAGGAAATCTATGCGTCCATGCGCTATTACGAGGCGGATCGGTCGATCGTGCTGACGTCAGCGCGTTATACCGAGGCTTGCCGCACATTGGCTGCGGTCAACGGGGTGAAGCTGCTGGATCGGGAGGATTTGGATGAATTGATTGTTTTGTTCAAATCAAGGCGGATCGATGAGGCCATGGAACTTATTGAAGACGACGACGACGTCCCGATCGAAACGTGGCAATCCCGCAGGAAAAGGACGGTTCGTCAACGGTGA
- the msrA gene encoding peptide-methionine (S)-S-oxide reductase MsrA, translated as MEKATFAGGCFWCMVTPFEEQPGIHGIISGYTGGHVDHPTYEQVKTGETGHLEVVEITFDPEVFPYERLLELYWPQIDPTDDGGQFQDRGSQYRTAIFVHNERQRESAERSKRELAASGRFSQPIVTEIRDASVFYPAEDYHQDYHKKNEKHYKEDRAMSGRDEFIERNWK; from the coding sequence ATGGAAAAGGCGACATTTGCCGGCGGGTGCTTCTGGTGCATGGTGACGCCGTTTGAAGAACAGCCGGGCATTCATGGCATCATATCAGGCTATACCGGCGGTCACGTCGATCATCCGACATATGAGCAGGTCAAAACAGGGGAAACCGGACATTTGGAGGTTGTGGAAATTACGTTTGATCCGGAGGTGTTCCCGTATGAGCGGTTATTGGAATTGTACTGGCCGCAAATTGATCCGACCGATGATGGCGGACAATTCCAGGATCGGGGTTCCCAGTATCGCACAGCCATTTTTGTGCATAACGAGCGACAGCGCGAATCGGCAGAACGCTCGAAGCGGGAGCTTGCGGCAAGCGGACGCTTCAGCCAACCGATCGTGACCGAGATTCGCGACGCGTCCGTATTTTATCCGGCGGAGGACTACCATCAGGATTATCACAAAAAAAACGAGAAACATTACAAGGAAGATCGGGCCATGTCCGGACGGGATGAATTCATAGAACGCAACTGGAAGTAA
- a CDS encoding TerC family protein codes for MDLSLLLEYGWVLIVLVVLEGLLAADNALVLAIMVKHLPEEKRKKALFYGLLGAFIFRLGSLFLISFLVDVWQVQAIGALYLLYISINHIVKKIMSGRNKTDEAAEEAPKKPKKQSGFWMTVFKVEVADIAFAVDSILAAVALAVALPPSGLPNIGGLDGGQFIVIFLGGFIGLVIMRFAASFFVKLLHSRPGLEVAAFVIVGWVGVKLAVITLAHPSLGVLDEHFPENKIWKFGFYVVLIAIALFGWFMSSKVPEKEDENPVGEVEKQAGL; via the coding sequence TTGGATTTGTCATTATTGTTGGAGTATGGTTGGGTATTAATTGTACTCGTTGTATTGGAAGGACTTCTGGCAGCGGATAATGCCTTGGTCCTGGCAATCATGGTTAAGCATTTGCCTGAGGAAAAGCGCAAAAAAGCGTTGTTTTACGGTTTGCTCGGCGCCTTCATTTTCCGTCTGGGCTCATTGTTCCTGATTTCGTTCCTCGTTGACGTGTGGCAGGTTCAGGCCATCGGTGCATTGTATCTGCTGTACATTTCTATTAACCATATCGTGAAAAAAATAATGAGCGGCCGCAATAAAACCGATGAAGCGGCAGAAGAAGCTCCTAAAAAGCCCAAAAAACAATCCGGTTTCTGGATGACCGTGTTTAAGGTCGAGGTCGCGGATATCGCTTTTGCCGTTGATTCCATCCTGGCGGCTGTCGCGCTGGCCGTAGCCTTGCCTCCAAGCGGGCTGCCCAATATCGGGGGGTTGGATGGAGGCCAGTTCATCGTGATCTTCCTTGGCGGGTTTATTGGTCTTGTCATTATGCGTTTTGCTGCTTCGTTCTTTGTCAAATTGCTTCATTCCCGTCCCGGACTGGAAGTGGCCGCGTTTGTCATCGTTGGCTGGGTAGGGGTCAAGCTGGCCGTAATTACGTTGGCTCATCCGTCTCTCGGCGTGTTGGATGAACATTTTCCGGAAAATAAAATCTGGAAATTCGGGTTTTATGTCGTGTTGATCGCCATCGCTTTGTTCGGTTGGTTCATGTCTTCCAAAGTTCCGGAGAAGGAAGACGAGAACCCGGTCGGCGAGGTCGAAAAACAAGCGGGCTTGTGA
- a CDS encoding GlsB/YeaQ/YmgE family stress response membrane protein: protein MGWLWSLIVGGIIGWLAGLIVGRDIPGGVIGNIVAGFIGGWLGGVILGDMGPEMGGFYIVPALIGAIVLVAIVSLIFRSMGRSRG from the coding sequence ATGGGTTGGTTATGGTCATTAATCGTAGGTGGTATCATTGGATGGTTGGCAGGTTTGATCGTAGGCCGTGACATTCCTGGCGGCGTCATCGGAAACATTGTAGCCGGGTTTATCGGCGGCTGGCTCGGTGGAGTCATTCTCGGGGACATGGGTCCTGAGATGGGCGGATTTTACATTGTTCCGGCATTGATCGGGGCCATTGTGCTGGTGGCGATCGTGAGCCTGATTTTCCGCTCCATGGGCCGCAGTCGGGGATAA
- a CDS encoding putative RNA methyltransferase, producing MSIQRRERSAALLRPHIHMLHCPLCHHELAAVNADSVLCTANHTFDYARQGYINVLTRPFNGRYDKRLFTAKREVWSRTGLYAPLVAVLREQLTEHALRQREPIHVLDAGAGEGSLLQQVTQHLPAVGWGMDIAKEGIAMASSSYDGQIWMVGDLACSPFADQRLDAVINILSPSNYEEFMRILQPGGRLIKVVPRKLYLTELRERLHSGRTERSNPEHLSLERFKKHFKLTSRIPLTYTLQVDEAVRAALVHMTPLSWHSSDDQLQQASHALSQITIDVEIWTGAK from the coding sequence ATGTCCATCCAACGAAGAGAACGCAGCGCAGCCTTGCTGCGTCCACATATCCACATGCTTCATTGTCCTTTATGCCATCATGAACTGGCTGCGGTTAATGCCGACTCCGTGCTATGCACCGCAAACCATACCTTTGACTACGCCAGACAAGGGTATATCAATGTTCTGACCCGCCCGTTCAACGGCCGGTATGACAAAAGACTCTTCACCGCAAAAAGGGAAGTATGGTCCCGCACGGGTCTCTATGCTCCTTTGGTTGCCGTGCTTCGGGAGCAGCTTACGGAACACGCTCTCCGGCAGCGCGAGCCCATCCATGTTCTGGATGCCGGCGCAGGCGAAGGATCGCTTCTTCAACAGGTGACTCAACATCTGCCCGCCGTAGGCTGGGGTATGGATATCGCGAAAGAAGGCATCGCCATGGCCTCTTCGTCCTACGACGGCCAAATCTGGATGGTGGGGGACCTGGCCTGCAGTCCGTTTGCGGACCAACGGCTGGATGCTGTAATCAACATTCTGTCCCCTTCCAATTACGAGGAATTCATGCGAATCCTTCAACCGGGCGGCAGGCTCATCAAAGTTGTGCCGCGAAAGCTTTATCTAACGGAATTAAGGGAACGGCTGCATTCGGGCCGCACAGAGCGAAGCAATCCAGAACATCTGTCGCTTGAGCGCTTCAAAAAGCATTTTAAGCTCACAAGCCGAATTCCACTTACGTATACGCTTCAAGTAGACGAAGCCGTACGCGCTGCGCTCGTGCACATGACTCCGCTATCATGGCATAGCTCGGATGACCAGCTGCAGCAAGCAAGCCACGCCCTCTCGCAGATCACCATTGATGTAGAGATCTGGACAGGAGCAAAATAA
- the fabV gene encoding enoyl-ACP reductase FabV, whose product MIIKPRTRGFICTTSHPVGSAAQVREQIEYVKSQPKLNGPRNVLVIGASTGYGLASRIVAAFGAGANTIGIYRPSTSTDKRTASAGWYNSAAFERAAEEAGLKSYSLTGDAFANETRERAVELIRSELGQVDLVVYSVASARRTDPNTGEVFNSVLKPIGPSYTNKTVNFHTGEVSEVTLESATEEDIRQTVKVMGGEDWQLWIDALQEGGVLADNATTIAFSYIGPELTHAIYREGTIGQAKDHLEATARQLNERLGATGGRAYVTVAKALVTQSSSAIPVVPLYISALYKVMKEKGLHEGCIEQLQRLFADRLYAGGEVPTDAEGRIRIDDWEMREDVQQEVADIWNRITTDNIYELSDLEGYRKEFFQLFGFETEGVDYDADVDPNVEVLHQR is encoded by the coding sequence ATGATCATTAAACCAAGAACGCGTGGTTTTATTTGCACAACTTCCCATCCGGTCGGCAGCGCCGCCCAAGTACGGGAGCAGATCGAATACGTGAAGTCCCAGCCGAAGCTGAACGGGCCGCGGAACGTGCTTGTCATCGGTGCCTCCACCGGCTACGGACTGGCTTCGCGCATCGTCGCCGCATTTGGCGCGGGAGCGAACACGATCGGCATCTATCGCCCGAGCACGTCCACCGACAAACGCACCGCTTCCGCAGGCTGGTATAATTCCGCTGCATTCGAGCGCGCGGCCGAAGAAGCCGGACTGAAATCGTACAGCCTTACAGGCGATGCATTCGCCAACGAAACAAGAGAACGCGCCGTTGAATTGATCCGCAGCGAGCTGGGCCAAGTCGACCTCGTCGTATACAGCGTCGCTTCGGCACGCCGTACCGATCCGAATACCGGCGAAGTATTCAACTCCGTGCTGAAACCGATTGGTCCGTCCTATACCAACAAAACCGTCAACTTCCATACAGGGGAAGTCAGTGAGGTAACACTGGAATCTGCGACGGAAGAAGACATTCGCCAAACGGTAAAAGTCATGGGCGGCGAAGACTGGCAGCTGTGGATCGATGCCTTGCAGGAAGGCGGCGTGCTTGCCGACAACGCAACCACCATCGCGTTCTCTTATATCGGTCCGGAACTGACGCATGCTATTTACCGCGAAGGAACGATTGGCCAAGCGAAGGATCATCTCGAAGCGACGGCACGCCAATTGAACGAACGTCTTGGCGCAACCGGAGGCCGGGCGTACGTGACTGTGGCCAAAGCGCTTGTGACCCAATCCAGTTCCGCCATTCCGGTGGTGCCGCTTTACATTTCCGCGCTCTATAAAGTGATGAAAGAAAAAGGACTGCATGAAGGCTGTATCGAGCAGCTGCAGCGTCTGTTCGCAGACCGTTTGTATGCAGGCGGCGAAGTGCCAACCGATGCGGAAGGACGTATTCGCATCGACGATTGGGAGATGCGCGAGGACGTTCAGCAAGAGGTTGCCGACATCTGGAACCGCATCACGACCGACAACATCTATGAGCTGTCCGATCTGGAAGGGTACCGTAAAGAGTTTTTCCAACTGTTCGGCTTCGAAACCGAAGGCGTCGATTACGATGCAGACGTTGATCCAAACGTCGAAGTGCTGCATCAGCGCTAA
- a CDS encoding RtcB family protein, which produces MLSSDHTMKAYRHEVNLPAGNLTVYAAQQLFSSLDYKVFEMANNNLQIPGISYMSYTPDVHVGVGTCIGTTAVWDAQDGYVSPSIVGSDIGCGMRVHMTNLHKDDLKDVKLRRKLVKAIEKVLPMEANQRGHYSDLRLEHIVRKGLHGLPKKYIPDSYTPKKSTSLTHVESSKFAFDEEVLNLVPDMTWHRSHRQLGTLGGGNHFAEIQAIEIAEENRDIAEAWGLKDGQIVVMIHSGSRAWGGYVSQTSSSAIAKVMHRNGLGTSDPKLVFAPLEHAEGKHYVNMMYSALNYAVVNRHLIAFSIREAFREVFGPKCEFRTLYDLMHNYAWEEKHEDAGSVFVHRKGATRALPAGHPDNPKPYLATGHPALIPGSMGTASYIMVGQPQGADNYYSICHGAGRVRSRSATKRLVTVQDFESALGVGTEHEIVVNQRSLESIIDESPQAYKNVDEIIESVTGAGLAQVVAKCKPLAAVKGAK; this is translated from the coding sequence ATGTTATCTTCGGACCATACGATGAAAGCTTACCGGCATGAGGTAAACCTGCCTGCAGGCAATCTGACGGTATATGCGGCACAACAGCTTTTTTCATCGCTGGACTATAAGGTGTTCGAGATGGCCAACAACAATTTGCAAATTCCCGGCATTTCGTACATGAGCTACACGCCTGACGTGCATGTTGGCGTAGGAACGTGTATTGGCACCACAGCAGTATGGGATGCGCAGGACGGATACGTCTCTCCCAGCATCGTGGGAAGTGACATTGGCTGCGGCATGCGGGTGCATATGACCAATTTGCACAAGGACGACTTGAAAGACGTGAAACTGCGCCGGAAGTTGGTCAAGGCCATTGAGAAGGTATTGCCGATGGAAGCGAACCAGCGCGGGCATTACTCCGATCTTCGTTTGGAACACATCGTACGCAAAGGGCTTCACGGTTTGCCGAAAAAATACATTCCGGACAGCTATACGCCCAAAAAATCGACCTCCCTAACCCATGTGGAAAGCAGCAAGTTTGCTTTCGACGAGGAGGTATTGAACCTTGTGCCCGATATGACCTGGCATCGGTCGCATCGTCAGCTTGGCACGCTCGGCGGAGGAAATCATTTTGCCGAAATTCAGGCGATTGAGATTGCTGAAGAAAACCGCGACATTGCTGAAGCATGGGGGTTGAAAGACGGCCAAATTGTAGTAATGATCCATTCGGGATCCCGCGCTTGGGGCGGATATGTGAGCCAGACGAGTTCATCGGCCATCGCCAAAGTCATGCACCGGAACGGGCTCGGGACGTCTGACCCCAAGCTGGTCTTTGCGCCGCTCGAACATGCAGAGGGCAAGCATTACGTGAACATGATGTATTCCGCGCTCAATTATGCGGTGGTGAACCGCCATCTGATTGCGTTCTCCATCCGGGAAGCGTTTCGCGAAGTGTTTGGCCCAAAATGCGAGTTTCGCACGTTGTACGATCTGATGCATAACTATGCGTGGGAAGAAAAACATGAGGATGCGGGCAGTGTATTCGTGCATCGCAAAGGAGCGACGCGGGCATTGCCGGCAGGCCATCCCGATAATCCAAAACCTTATCTGGCCACAGGCCACCCCGCACTGATTCCGGGTTCGATGGGGACCGCCTCGTATATTATGGTGGGCCAGCCGCAGGGTGCGGACAACTATTATTCCATTTGCCATGGGGCAGGCCGCGTGCGGTCGCGTTCGGCAACGAAGCGGCTCGTGACCGTCCAGGATTTCGAGTCGGCGCTGGGCGTGGGGACCGAGCATGAAATTGTGGTGAACCAGCGTTCGCTGGAATCCATCATCGACGAATCCCCGCAAGCATACAAAAATGTGGACGAAATTATTGAAAGTGTGACCGGCGCAGGGCTGGCACAGGTCGTGGCAAAGTGCAAACCGCTTGCGGCCGTGAAGGGAGCCAAATAA
- a CDS encoding crosslink repair DNA glycosylase YcaQ family protein translates to MTTVLHTSKAAVRRLLLHTQSLLGPWPTPSRQSQPDEIMNLIRSLGCVQIDPVAAVTGNQHLVLGARDAGYTPGILHGLLKEHQVFEYFANAACVIPMEDYSTYEPIRARYRERLAPSLENVRQAADHVLQRLRDEGPLPSKAFQATRRVSGYWDSPDMLKTKDTSLAINLLRDSAAIRVVARQGTERYFAITEAHLEQQGLQFGETWDAEKQKQALMDKYAHAYRVIDGRDPRLGWFPRTAAERRSELAARVRDGRLIPLQVEEVAAPYYIRAEDEPLLREMQREEAHYEPVGPVRFLPPLDNLLWRRERIVDLFDFHYKWEIYTPESKRTYGYYAMPILHGDRLIGRMDPRLDRKTGELAIQLLHIEAGAPAADEWLDDFKEGLALFAGMHGARSITVRKTDPKGLSRLFRKLKTL, encoded by the coding sequence ATGACAACTGTGCTGCATACAAGCAAAGCTGCGGTTCGGCGTCTCCTGCTCCACACCCAGTCTTTATTGGGACCATGGCCAACCCCATCCCGACAGTCCCAACCGGATGAAATTATGAACCTGATCCGTTCCCTCGGCTGCGTGCAAATCGACCCTGTCGCAGCCGTCACCGGAAATCAGCATTTGGTGCTGGGGGCGCGTGACGCAGGTTATACGCCTGGCATTTTGCATGGGCTGTTGAAGGAACATCAAGTATTCGAATATTTTGCCAATGCCGCCTGCGTTATTCCGATGGAAGACTATTCGACCTATGAGCCGATTCGGGCCAGATACCGGGAGCGGCTGGCTCCTTCGCTGGAAAACGTTCGCCAAGCGGCAGACCACGTGCTGCAGCGATTGAGAGATGAAGGACCGCTGCCTTCGAAGGCCTTTCAGGCGACCCGGCGGGTAAGCGGATATTGGGACAGCCCTGATATGCTCAAAACCAAAGATACGTCATTGGCGATTAACCTGCTGCGGGATTCCGCCGCGATTCGCGTTGTAGCCAGACAAGGAACCGAACGTTATTTTGCGATTACGGAGGCGCATCTGGAACAGCAAGGATTGCAGTTCGGCGAAACATGGGATGCGGAAAAGCAAAAGCAGGCGCTGATGGACAAGTATGCGCATGCTTATCGCGTCATCGATGGACGAGACCCTCGGCTCGGCTGGTTTCCGCGAACGGCGGCCGAGCGTCGGTCCGAACTTGCTGCCAGGGTGCGGGACGGGAGATTGATCCCGCTGCAGGTGGAGGAAGTCGCCGCGCCGTATTATATTCGAGCCGAGGACGAACCGTTGCTGCGCGAGATGCAGCGGGAGGAAGCGCACTATGAACCGGTCGGTCCGGTCCGTTTTTTGCCGCCGCTGGACAATTTGTTGTGGAGAAGAGAGCGCATCGTCGATCTGTTTGATTTTCATTACAAATGGGAAATTTATACGCCCGAGTCGAAACGGACGTACGGATATTATGCCATGCCCATTCTTCATGGCGATCGGCTGATTGGGCGCATGGACCCTCGATTGGACCGGAAAACGGGCGAGCTTGCGATTCAGCTGCTCCATATTGAAGCAGGCGCGCCCGCGGCAGACGAGTGGCTGGATGATTTCAAGGAAGGGCTGGCGCTGTTCGCCGGCATGCACGGTGCACGTTCCATCACGGTCCGCAAGACGGACCCGAAGGGATTGAGCAGGTTGTTTCGCAAGCTCAAAACGCTTTGA
- a CDS encoding AAA family ATPase, which translates to MTIQNLKPSEDNTTISSIYAFDEKHDGRIEGYATYARLIRGIIAALYKRYGIRYELYASDDPNSEYWSLLDEDLRSESPDVELVARIFEDLELRTLHYDDDDGDEPSYGVQYSIRNNVFAYPKWGVALVRIPFFRSNGIYNEDFVFAAGEEHLKQFLGSVRERERQQNMKKVTVYTDARSGIHRQTESITRSVTREEVVLSEEIKQEIFRSLDQFFEADRTFYRKYDIPYKRGILLYGHPGNGKTTLVKSIAASIPGPAAYWQITEYTTSESVREVFDAAKRLAPMVLIIEDIDSMPAEVRSFFLNTLDGATSKEGIFLIGTTNYPEKIDPGLMNRAGRFDRAYEIPMPDEALRLQYLRQRGFDAFADEEGTVEAARRTETFSLAQLGELYVSAALEWHQHGQVDIGKLIQGMRGELDKSHKHNWMEQPGQGRVGFF; encoded by the coding sequence ATGACGATACAGAACTTGAAGCCAAGTGAAGACAACACCACCATCTCATCCATCTATGCCTTTGACGAAAAGCATGATGGCCGCATTGAAGGTTATGCTACTTACGCTCGCCTGATCCGCGGCATCATTGCCGCATTGTACAAGCGATACGGAATTCGTTACGAGTTATATGCCAGCGATGACCCGAACAGCGAGTATTGGAGCTTGCTTGACGAAGATTTGCGTTCCGAAAGCCCGGATGTGGAGCTGGTCGCCCGGATTTTCGAGGATTTGGAATTGCGGACGCTCCATTACGACGATGATGATGGGGACGAGCCGTCTTATGGGGTGCAGTATTCCATTCGCAATAATGTGTTCGCTTATCCGAAATGGGGCGTTGCGCTTGTGCGAATCCCTTTTTTCCGCAGCAACGGCATTTACAATGAAGACTTTGTGTTTGCGGCGGGCGAAGAACATCTGAAGCAATTTCTAGGCAGCGTACGTGAGCGCGAGCGCCAGCAAAACATGAAGAAGGTGACCGTGTACACCGATGCCCGAAGCGGCATCCATCGGCAGACCGAGTCCATTACGCGTTCCGTAACGCGGGAGGAGGTTGTATTGTCCGAGGAGATCAAACAGGAAATTTTCCGCTCGCTGGACCAGTTCTTCGAGGCGGACCGCACCTTTTACCGCAAATATGACATTCCGTACAAACGGGGCATCTTGCTCTATGGCCATCCCGGGAATGGGAAAACAACCCTGGTCAAATCGATTGCGGCCAGCATTCCAGGCCCGGCAGCGTACTGGCAGATTACGGAATACACGACCAGCGAGTCCGTGCGCGAAGTATTCGATGCCGCCAAGCGGCTCGCGCCGATGGTACTGATCATCGAAGACATCGATTCGATGCCTGCCGAGGTGCGCTCGTTCTTCCTGAACACGTTGGACGGGGCCACGTCGAAGGAAGGTATCTTTCTGATCGGAACGACGAATTATCCTGAAAAAATAGATCCGGGCCTCATGAACCGTGCTGGTCGGTTCGACAGGGCTTACGAAATTCCAATGCCCGACGAAGCGCTGCGGCTGCAATACTTGCGGCAGCGCGGATTCGACGCCTTTGCGGACGAGGAGGGCACGGTGGAAGCGGCGAGACGTACCGAAACATTTTCGCTGGCCCAACTCGGGGAACTGTACGTCAGCGCCGCGCTGGAATGGCATCAGCATGGACAGGTGGACATCGGAAAGCTCATTCAGGGTATGCGCGGCGAACTGGACAAGAGCCATAAGCACAACTGGATGGAGCAGCCGGGCCAGGGTCGGGTAGGCTTTTTCTAA
- a CDS encoding XRE family transcriptional regulator, which yields MLKERIEFLSKRKGISRKDLVEGLVTQAHFANILAQRYPLPEDLAEAIAVRLGVPPSYVLQAGAQDEGTLARAEAVFEQLSVPASMLAEEAVHALDDRDDALVVELTTALMKAVYYQQLNDADAHEYIHTSYLNFYLEKYGRPDDVDLPAPLSKALLYYKVQYYRSKHAFTDVLTHATRLGDLVAPGSEFWLSVQNIKMEAYIQVKQYEEAKQTFELTMRQVYDRRLFHRLSGLYVAYSGYCFAMGLAQEALSALSMAEANLVYAANQGDLVTAIANNRIVMLTMTGELDQAQDEIDRFEALLGREPEETRQAMAPLLWIYRCEVALARKNWGMLAHSVDRLQKCAITQDQQMAATFYQSQLALAHGEREPFLAKALACLPYFESVQHALRLERLYEGLAVVNEELRRYKEAATYYRKLVYWLRKK from the coding sequence ATGCTAAAAGAACGGATTGAATTTCTAAGCAAACGAAAAGGCATTTCGCGCAAAGATCTGGTGGAAGGGCTGGTGACGCAGGCCCATTTCGCGAATATTCTTGCGCAGCGCTACCCGCTGCCCGAAGATTTGGCGGAAGCCATTGCAGTGCGGCTTGGCGTTCCGCCGTCCTATGTACTGCAAGCCGGGGCACAGGATGAAGGCACGCTGGCCCGGGCCGAAGCCGTCTTTGAACAGTTGTCGGTTCCGGCATCGATGCTTGCAGAGGAAGCGGTGCATGCGCTGGACGACAGGGACGACGCACTAGTCGTGGAGCTGACCACCGCACTGATGAAGGCGGTCTATTATCAGCAACTGAACGATGCGGATGCCCATGAATACATCCATACATCCTATTTGAACTTTTACCTTGAGAAATACGGACGGCCCGACGACGTGGACCTTCCCGCCCCGCTGTCCAAAGCGCTTTTATATTACAAAGTGCAGTATTATCGCTCCAAGCATGCTTTTACCGACGTATTGACGCATGCTACGCGCCTTGGCGACCTTGTGGCACCTGGCAGCGAGTTCTGGCTGTCGGTGCAGAACATCAAAATGGAAGCTTATATTCAGGTCAAGCAGTATGAGGAGGCTAAACAGACGTTTGAGCTGACCATGCGGCAGGTGTACGATCGGCGGCTGTTTCACCGCTTGTCTGGACTGTACGTAGCATATAGCGGGTATTGTTTCGCAATGGGGCTCGCGCAAGAAGCGCTCTCGGCGCTGTCGATGGCGGAAGCCAATCTCGTCTACGCGGCGAATCAGGGCGATCTCGTGACGGCGATCGCCAACAACCGGATCGTCATGCTGACGATGACGGGCGAGCTGGATCAGGCCCAGGACGAGATCGACCGATTCGAAGCACTGCTCGGACGGGAACCGGAGGAGACCCGGCAGGCGATGGCGCCGCTGCTCTGGATATATCGCTGCGAGGTAGCCCTGGCCCGCAAAAACTGGGGCATGCTGGCCCATAGCGTGGACCGGCTGCAAAAATGCGCAATCACGCAGGATCAACAGATGGCTGCCACGTTTTATCAGAGCCAGCTGGCGCTTGCTCACGGCGAACGGGAGCCGTTTCTTGCGAAAGCGCTGGCCTGCCTGCCGTATTTTGAGTCGGTGCAGCATGCGCTGCGGCTCGAGCGGCTGTATGAGGGGTTGGCCGTCGTAAACGAGGAGCTGCGGCGGTACAAGGAGGCGGCGACGTATTATCGCAAGCTCGTATATTGGCTGCGAAAAAAATAA